In one Roseburia intestinalis L1-82 genomic region, the following are encoded:
- a CDS encoding alpha-1,2-fucosyltransferase, translated as MIAVKIGDGMGNQLFNYACGYAQARRDGDSLVLDISECDNSTLRDFELDKFHLKYDKKESFPNRNLGQKIYKNLRRALKYHVIKEREVYHNRDHRYDVNDIDPRVYKKKGLRNKYLYGYWQHLAYFEDYLDEITAMMTPAYEQSETVKKLQEEFKKTPTCAVHVRGGDIMGPAGAYFKHAMERMEQEKPGVRYIVFTNDMERAEEALAPVLESQKKDAVGQAENRLEFVSEMGEFSDVDEFFLMAACQNQILSNSTFSTWAAYLNQNPDKTVIMPDDLLSERMRQKNWIILK; from the coding sequence ATGATTGCAGTAAAAATTGGAGACGGCATGGGAAACCAGCTGTTTAATTATGCCTGCGGATATGCCCAGGCAAGGCGGGATGGCGATTCGCTGGTTCTTGATATTTCAGAATGTGACAATTCTACACTGCGGGATTTTGAACTGGACAAGTTTCATCTGAAATACGATAAAAAGGAATCATTTCCAAACCGTAATTTGGGACAGAAGATTTACAAGAACTTAAGACGTGCGTTAAAATATCATGTGATCAAAGAGCGCGAGGTGTACCATAACCGTGACCACCGGTATGATGTGAATGATATCGATCCGAGAGTTTATAAGAAAAAAGGACTTCGAAATAAATATTTATATGGTTACTGGCAGCACCTTGCCTATTTTGAAGATTATTTAGATGAGATCACTGCGATGATGACGCCGGCTTACGAGCAGAGTGAGACGGTAAAAAAATTACAGGAAGAGTTCAAAAAAACGCCGACCTGTGCCGTGCATGTCAGAGGCGGTGATATCATGGGACCTGCCGGAGCCTATTTTAAACATGCCATGGAACGCATGGAACAGGAAAAGCCGGGAGTACGCTATATTGTGTTTACCAATGATATGGAGCGTGCAGAAGAAGCGCTTGCCCCTGTGCTGGAAAGCCAGAAAAAAGACGCAGTGGGACAGGCAGAAAACAGGCTGGAATTTGTCTCAGAGATGGGAGAATTTTCGGATGTGGATGAATTTTTCCTGATGGCGGCATGCCAGAACCAGATATTGTCCAATAGTACGTTTTCGACATGGGCAGCTTATCTGAATCAGAACCCGGATAAGACGGTCATTATGCCGGATGATCTGTTAAGCGAACGGATGCGGCAGAAAAACTGGATTATTTTAAAGTAA
- a CDS encoding O-fucosyltransferase family protein, translated as MSEPMIIIEPCAGLGNRLLGLGSAYAVAEKLNRRLVVMWKREVGCNISFSELFDLPFEVVEISENGFKNEPVAQLLGNHAKKKWRKMADRFLECDDVEQIKETEGYEGLFHLIEQTPVIYLKAFGPICEVGAESYSFLKPGKNIEEKGDYLFRELTGNCVGVHVRRTDHTDAIANSPLALFAERMKKELEADKETCFFVATDDKEVRRELKELLPDAKLIFPQSDVIDRDSKEGIEEAFVEMIALSKCRKILGSYNSTFSLLPSYIGNIPLETVCRKES; from the coding sequence ATGAGTGAACCGATGATAATCATAGAGCCGTGTGCAGGGCTTGGAAACAGACTGCTTGGTCTGGGTTCTGCTTATGCGGTGGCAGAAAAATTAAACCGCAGGCTGGTCGTGATGTGGAAACGTGAAGTCGGATGCAACATCAGTTTTTCAGAGCTGTTTGATCTGCCGTTTGAGGTGGTGGAGATCAGCGAAAATGGATTTAAGAATGAGCCGGTGGCACAGCTTCTTGGGAATCATGCAAAAAAGAAATGGAGAAAAATGGCAGATCGTTTCTTAGAGTGTGATGATGTGGAACAGATCAAAGAAACGGAAGGGTATGAAGGACTATTCCACCTGATCGAGCAGACACCGGTCATCTATTTAAAAGCATTTGGGCCGATCTGCGAGGTCGGGGCAGAGAGTTATTCCTTTTTAAAGCCAGGCAAAAACATTGAAGAAAAAGGTGACTATCTGTTTCGTGAACTGACTGGAAATTGTGTGGGGGTACATGTGAGAAGGACTGACCATACGGATGCGATCGCAAACAGTCCGCTGGCATTGTTTGCCGAGCGTATGAAAAAAGAACTGGAAGCGGATAAAGAAACATGTTTTTTTGTGGCAACAGATGACAAAGAGGTACGCAGGGAATTGAAAGAATTACTGCCGGATGCAAAGCTGATCTTCCCGCAGTCGGATGTGATCGACCGCGATTCGAAAGAGGGAATTGAGGAAGCATTTGTGGAGATGATCGCACTGTCAAAGTGCAGAAAAATTTTAGGAAGTTATAACAGTACATTCAGTTTACTTCCATCGTATATAGGGAATATACCGCTTGAGACGGTATGCCGGAAGGAATCATAA
- a CDS encoding WecB/TagA/CpsF family glycosyltransferase — protein sequence MELKTCNILGLDILVTDMEKTVNLIEQNIEQLRGKYICVGNVHTTVMAHDDPQYHTVQADAAFVLPDGGPLSGYSRKHGFPEAERVTGPDLMLALFARDNGLKHYFYGSSEETLALLKEKLAEKYPHLQIAGMVSPPFRELSEAEDKEMIDQINASGADIIWVGLGAPKQEKWMYAHKDHVNGVMIGVGAGFDYHAGNIKRAPGWMQKLSLEWLYRLLQDPKRLFKRYLVTNTRYLWLIHRK from the coding sequence ATGGAACTGAAAACATGTAATATTTTAGGCCTTGATATCCTTGTGACGGATATGGAAAAGACCGTAAATCTGATCGAGCAGAATATAGAGCAGCTGCGGGGAAAATATATCTGTGTGGGAAATGTGCACACGACCGTGATGGCGCATGACGATCCGCAGTATCACACGGTACAGGCAGATGCCGCGTTTGTTCTGCCGGATGGCGGGCCGCTTTCCGGTTACAGCAGAAAACACGGATTCCCGGAGGCGGAGCGTGTGACAGGACCGGATCTGATGCTTGCATTATTTGCACGCGATAACGGACTGAAACATTATTTTTACGGGAGCAGTGAGGAGACGCTTGCTCTGTTAAAAGAAAAACTGGCAGAAAAATATCCACATCTTCAGATTGCAGGAATGGTGTCACCGCCGTTTCGCGAGTTGTCCGAAGCGGAAGATAAAGAGATGATCGACCAGATCAATGCATCCGGAGCAGATATCATCTGGGTGGGACTTGGAGCACCGAAGCAGGAAAAATGGATGTATGCTCATAAGGACCATGTAAACGGCGTGATGATCGGTGTCGGGGCAGGCTTTGACTACCATGCCGGAAACATTAAACGTGCGCCGGGCTGGATGCAGAAATTGAGCCTGGAATGGTTATATCGTCTGCTGCAGGATCCGAAGAGATTGTTTAAACGTTATCTGGTCACGAATACACGTTATCTGTGGCTGATTCATCGGAAATAA
- the asnB gene encoding asparagine synthase (glutamine-hydrolyzing) has translation MCGIYGVVNKKVDRELAMKCLNTMIHRGPDGYGLWQEDGVTLGHRRLSILDLSNAGSQPMSYANERYWMTFNGEIYNFIEIRDELKKKGYTFRSASDSEVIMAAFCEWGESCVERFNGMWTFAIWDKQTKQLFISRDRFGVKPLFYAELPDGGFAFASEMKVILPLLPKVEANKPMFDRYFADNHYESQPECLIRGIKRFPAGHNAWVKDGKITLKRYWNTLDHLISVPDSYEEQVEQFRELFLDACKIRMRSDVTLGTGLSGGLDSSAVICAMSYISKNMTDERANNDWQHAYVACFPGTAQDETKYAKQVTDYLGISHTFMNIDSAVSEREFLRQLYCFEELWGNPQVPMMELYKKEREMGTTVSLDGHAADELFAGYGFDVLKAYPDAKTKEEIDMITTAYLNQDAEDGVSQQSAAFKKQRNRLYREYMLKYHAKKLLGKETVKSAYSDHPNWNRLDNLNKTLFVSTHETILPTLLRNYDRDSMAAGVEIRMPFLDYRIVEFAFSIGWRSKLHGGFSKSIVRDAGAAFMPKEIAYRRTKLGFNAPILDWMRGPYRQFFEDTVASADFANCSLIDDPAKVRSDLSDFLAGKNASFHQAADIWNRIQPYLWERALIKQDWIQE, from the coding sequence ATGTGTGGAATTTACGGTGTAGTCAATAAAAAGGTAGACCGGGAACTGGCGATGAAATGCTTAAACACGATGATCCACCGTGGACCGGACGGTTACGGACTGTGGCAGGAGGACGGTGTGACATTAGGACACCGCAGATTATCCATTTTAGATCTTTCCAATGCCGGAAGCCAGCCGATGTCCTATGCAAATGAGCGTTACTGGATGACGTTTAACGGCGAGATCTATAACTTTATCGAGATCCGGGACGAGCTTAAGAAAAAGGGATATACGTTCCGCAGTGCCAGCGACTCCGAAGTCATCATGGCTGCATTTTGTGAGTGGGGTGAATCCTGTGTGGAACGCTTCAACGGTATGTGGACATTTGCCATCTGGGATAAACAGACAAAACAGCTTTTCATTTCCAGAGACCGTTTTGGAGTAAAACCGTTATTTTATGCCGAACTGCCGGATGGTGGTTTTGCGTTTGCATCGGAGATGAAAGTAATTCTGCCGCTTTTGCCTAAGGTAGAAGCAAACAAGCCGATGTTCGACCGCTACTTTGCAGACAATCATTATGAGTCACAGCCGGAGTGTCTGATCCGTGGAATCAAACGGTTCCCGGCAGGCCACAATGCATGGGTAAAAGACGGAAAGATTACACTGAAACGCTACTGGAATACCTTAGATCATCTGATCAGCGTACCGGATTCCTATGAGGAACAGGTAGAGCAGTTCCGCGAATTGTTTCTGGATGCCTGCAAGATCCGCATGAGAAGTGATGTGACACTTGGTACCGGACTTTCCGGAGGACTTGATTCTTCCGCTGTTATCTGCGCAATGTCCTATATTTCCAAAAACATGACAGATGAGCGCGCCAACAATGACTGGCAGCACGCTTATGTGGCATGTTTTCCGGGAACGGCGCAGGATGAAACAAAATATGCAAAACAGGTGACGGATTATCTTGGAATCAGCCATACCTTTATGAACATTGATTCCGCAGTTTCAGAGCGTGAGTTTTTGCGCCAGCTTTACTGTTTTGAAGAACTCTGGGGCAATCCACAGGTGCCGATGATGGAGCTCTACAAAAAAGAGAGAGAGATGGGAACCACTGTTTCCCTTGACGGACATGCGGCGGATGAGCTGTTTGCGGGATATGGATTTGATGTGTTAAAAGCATACCCGGATGCAAAGACAAAAGAAGAAATCGACATGATCACGACCGCATATTTAAACCAGGATGCGGAAGACGGAGTGAGTCAGCAGTCAGCTGCATTTAAAAAGCAGAGAAACAGACTCTACCGCGAATATATGTTAAAATACCATGCAAAAAAACTGCTTGGTAAAGAAACTGTAAAGAGTGCGTATTCTGACCATCCGAACTGGAACCGTCTGGATAATCTTAATAAGACATTATTTGTCTCCACACATGAGACGATCCTGCCGACACTGCTGCGCAACTATGACAGGGACAGCATGGCAGCGGGCGTTGAGATCCGTATGCCGTTTCTGGATTACAGGATCGTAGAGTTTGCATTTTCCATTGGATGGCGTTCAAAACTGCACGGAGGTTTTTCGAAATCGATCGTCCGTGATGCGGGCGCAGCTTTTATGCCAAAAGAGATTGCTTACCGCCGTACCAAGCTGGGATTTAATGCTCCGATTCTTGACTGGATGAGGGGACCGTACCGCCAGTTTTTTGAGGATACGGTGGCATCTGCAGACTTTGCAAACTGCAGCCTGATCGATGATCCCGCAAAAGTGCGCAGTGATCTTTCTGATTTTCTTGCAGGTAAAAATGCTTCGTTCCATCAGGCGGCGGACATCTGGAACCGGATTCAGCCGTATCTGTGGGAGCGTGCACTGATTAAACAGGATTGGATACAGGAGTAA
- a CDS encoding ABC transporter ATP-binding protein, translating to MKDLVKSVLKVFDGKQKRKLVGMMFLILINSGVSLLGVSVLSPFITAVMNPEELLKNDIIRSVYDGFHMQNTNQLITLLSVLIIIVYIAKNAFIIFINNMLYCFSYYGKREMQDRMMKYYISRDYTFFLNHNSAELMRDINTDPEMFYAAVLNMLQLASELCVSLILVGYLLVKDALLTLGVAFAMVVMVFIFMKKLRRTLARFGDDRRKYNANILQCMQQAFGGIKEIKIANREAYFEGEFVKQNGLYTYVIKQNSFLSSIPKPIMEALCITGLMAAIIVRINATSTSPEQFVGTLAVFAAAAFALLPSANKMSEYLGSIIHNGVVIHKIGEEYAAIRDMEIQTEKEENYKKVTLDKEIKVEDMTFHYPDTEDAVLAHVNVTIPKNKSVAFIGPSGAGKTTMVDLILGVLKPQAGKITVDGMDIKESYRGWHDKIGYIPQTIYMLDDTIRNNIAFGKVKSIDDAEIWAALKQAQLDEFVKSLDEGLDTMIGEAGVRLSGGQRQRIGIARALYRRPEVLVLDEATSALDTETEAAVMEAIDSLQGKMTMLIIAHRLSTIKNCDMVYQVEGGSVTRKEKESV from the coding sequence ATGAAAGATTTGGTAAAAAGTGTACTAAAAGTTTTTGATGGAAAGCAGAAGCGCAAGCTTGTCGGAATGATGTTTCTGATACTGATCAATTCCGGTGTCAGCCTGCTTGGTGTTTCGGTGTTATCCCCGTTTATCACAGCGGTGATGAATCCGGAAGAGTTATTGAAAAATGACATCATACGTTCTGTTTATGATGGATTTCACATGCAGAATACCAATCAGCTGATCACGCTGCTCTCGGTGCTGATCATTATCGTGTATATTGCAAAAAATGCGTTTATCATTTTTATCAATAACATGCTGTACTGCTTCTCCTATTATGGAAAACGCGAGATGCAGGACCGCATGATGAAATATTATATCAGCAGAGATTACACATTTTTCTTAAACCACAACAGTGCCGAGCTGATGCGTGATATCAATACGGATCCGGAGATGTTTTATGCGGCGGTGTTAAATATGCTCCAGCTTGCATCAGAACTCTGCGTCAGCCTGATCTTAGTAGGATATCTTTTAGTAAAAGATGCGCTGCTCACCTTAGGCGTTGCGTTTGCGATGGTCGTTATGGTATTTATCTTTATGAAAAAACTGCGCCGAACCTTAGCGCGTTTCGGTGATGACAGAAGAAAATACAACGCCAATATCCTGCAGTGTATGCAGCAGGCGTTCGGCGGTATCAAAGAGATCAAGATCGCAAACCGCGAGGCATATTTTGAAGGGGAATTTGTAAAGCAGAATGGTCTTTACACCTATGTCATCAAACAGAACTCTTTCTTAAGTTCCATTCCGAAACCGATCATGGAAGCACTCTGTATCACGGGACTTATGGCGGCAATCATTGTCCGTATCAACGCGACATCCACAAGCCCGGAGCAGTTTGTCGGAACACTTGCAGTATTTGCGGCAGCAGCATTTGCCCTGCTTCCTTCTGCAAATAAGATGTCTGAATATTTAGGATCGATCATCCATAACGGTGTCGTGATCCACAAGATCGGTGAAGAGTATGCTGCGATCCGCGATATGGAGATCCAGACAGAAAAAGAAGAAAATTACAAAAAAGTAACATTAGACAAAGAAATCAAAGTCGAGGATATGACCTTCCATTACCCGGATACTGAGGATGCGGTATTAGCCCATGTCAATGTGACAATCCCGAAAAACAAGTCCGTTGCATTTATCGGACCGTCCGGTGCCGGAAAGACCACGATGGTCGACCTGATCCTGGGTGTTTTAAAACCGCAGGCCGGAAAGATCACGGTAGATGGTATGGATATCAAAGAATCTTACCGTGGATGGCATGATAAGATCGGTTATATCCCACAGACTATCTACATGTTGGACGATACAATCCGCAATAATATTGCGTTTGGTAAGGTAAAAAGTATTGATGATGCTGAAATATGGGCAGCCTTAAAACAGGCACAGCTGGATGAATTTGTAAAATCCCTTGATGAGGGCTTAGATACCATGATCGGAGAGGCCGGTGTACGCTTATCCGGTGGACAGCGTCAGCGTATCGGTATTGCACGTGCGCTATACCGCAGACCGGAAGTGTTAGTGCTGGATGAGGCAACTTCCGCACTGGATACGGAAACAGAAGCTGCTGTTATGGAAGCAATCGACAGCTTACAGGGTAAGATGACAATGCTGATTATTGCACACCGCCTGTCTACGATCAAAAATTGTGACATGGTATATCAGGTAGAGGGTGGCAGTGTGACAAGGAAAGAGAAGGAAAGCGTATGA